CCGCCCACGCGTGTGCCTCGGTGTACACGTCCGCTGCCGGTACCACGCGGTCGACCAGGCCGAGCGCCAGCGCCTCGTCGGCCTTGACCATCCGTCCGGTGAAGATCAGGTCCTTGGCCCGGGACGGGCCGATCAGCCGGGACAGTCTCTGCGTACCGCCCGCGCCGGGGATCACTCCCAGCAGGATCTCCGGCTGACCGAGTTTCGCATTGTCGCCGGCGATGCGGTAGTCCGCGCAGAGCGCCAGCTCACAGCCGCCGCCGAGCGCGTAGCCGGTCACCGCGGCGACGACGGGCTTGGGGATACGGGCCACGGCACTGAAGGAGTTCTGCAGGTCCCTGGACCGGGCGACCATCGCCGCGTGGTCCATCGCCTGCATCTCCTTGATGTCCGCGCCGGCCGCGAACACCTTCTCCCCGCCGTACACGACGACCGCCCGTACGTCGTCCCGGCGGGTGGCCTCCTCCGCGAGTTCCTTGAGGCGGTCCTGGGTGGCGACGTCCAGCGCGTTCATGGGCGGCCGGTCCAGCCGGATCGTGCCGACGCCCTCGGCGACTTCGAGATGCACAGTCATGTACGCAGGTTAACGAACACTAACGACAACGGGCCCGGTGCTGTCAGTCACACCGGGCCCGCGGAGCGTCGTGGCGGAGAGAGGAGCGGAGAGGACGGGGAGGGGCTACGCCTTCCACTTCTCCCAGGACATGTTCCAGGCGTTGAGCCCGTTGTCCGGGTCGACGATCCGGTCGTTGGAGTTCTTCACGATCACCACGTCGCCGATCATCGAACG
The DNA window shown above is from Streptomyces sp. NBC_01451 and carries:
- a CDS encoding enoyl-CoA hydratase/isomerase family protein, giving the protein MTVHLEVAEGVGTIRLDRPPMNALDVATQDRLKELAEEATRRDDVRAVVVYGGEKVFAAGADIKEMQAMDHAAMVARSRDLQNSFSAVARIPKPVVAAVTGYALGGGCELALCADYRIAGDNAKLGQPEILLGVIPGAGGTQRLSRLIGPSRAKDLIFTGRMVKADEALALGLVDRVVPAADVYTEAHAWAAKLAQGPAIALRAAKESIDAGLETDLETGLAIERNWFAGLFATEDREIGMRSFVEEGPGKAKFL